Within the Rosa rugosa chromosome 2, drRosRugo1.1, whole genome shotgun sequence genome, the region aataaataaaaaacctgTACTGATGTCGAGTGTTCAACGCAGTGTATGGTTCAGTACTAGTTTTGTCAGGGAAAACTGAAAGTTCAACAATGGGCAGCAATAATATGACCACATTTTATTGGTAAAATGGAATATATAATACAATAAAAAAACCGACAGTGACAAGAATGCTGAGTAGGACTAGATCTTCAACAACAAAGGAGAAACCTTGATAATTCATCAAGTAGTTATAAACAATTGAATGGCAAAAATCAGCGAAAGCCACTACAAAATTGCATCCAACTGCAATGTTAACCAGCTTCTATTAACAAGATATTACCCAACTACTATACTTGCAGGACATACAAAACCAACCAGGAAATCGAGCTCTACAACAGCTTGTCCTATGATTCAATTCTTTTCCTTAACTCGGGACAATAATGACAGACAGAAGCTCAACAACGCAGATCCATATTAAAGGTACCTTCATAAACCCTGTATCTGCAAGACCAGTGGAGTAGAAATAGGATCAGAACTGAAAAACCAAGAAGACCATCTGACACAATCACAACATTCTTACAATAGGTAATAATTTCTATAACAATAAGCTGATTAAAAATGGCAGAGGATTAAGAAATATAAAGCAAGAGAGAATTAGCAACTGGTTTGAACAATAGTGGTTGAGTCTTGATTCTTGAATgataaaaatgaaagaaaaaaaagtacttTTGACGTTTTCTTTTAGAGAACATCTGAACAGGCTCCACTTAGAGGTGCAACTAAAGCTTGAAGGGACCAATTCATATACAACATCAATGTTATAGGATGATAAGGACTCATGTCAGAATCGCCTATACACAGACTGAATCATTCCAAACAAGTTTATGACATTCATTCAGAAATTGGATTCTTACCACAATTGTAGGTCAATCATAGCATGCTTCCATCCATTGGGTAACTCCCTAGTACCCGCAAGAATGTAGCAAACTCCTGCAAAGGAAAGCAAATATACACTTTCATATCTCTGTTTAAGATTATTTCCATAGAGTTGAGAATTATTTTAGAAAGATACAAACCCTGAGATGCCTAAGGGCATTCTGTGCATTATGATCAGCCATCGATGTTTCAAAATCCACATAGAAAAGATAGTCAAAGTATCTGcaagaaaaatacaaaatatCATAGGAAAATAATCATTAACTAAAAATCCTATCAGATAAAAAAATTGATTATAATTTTTAATGCCAAAATCAAATTGGCGTGGCAATAAAGGCCTATCAGTAATTTTTATCTCAACTGCGTGTTTATTTCATTACTATGGAAGTATAAATCAGTTGAGATGTTCACTGAATTTACTTTGGTTTTGGAATTCCACCATTATTATCATCAGATGCTCGCAGGGGCTGCTTCCGCAAGGGACGGCTCTCAATCTGGTTAAAGAAACAAAGTGGGCTATCAATAGATTACCAAAATGAAACTATGGGAAGACCTAGAGATTTCAGAACCTACCTTTGTAAGATTGATTTGACGCAATGCAAAAACAGCAAGTGCCTTAAAAAGGACTCCCGGGCCTTCCTCTAGAGAGAAAACTATACTCGTCTATACATGTAATAATCAAGTGTTAATAAGATCAATCTTTCAAAAAAAGGTGTGGAATACATGTATTCAACAACTCAACACAAACACGTTTGCAGGATTCACCTTGAATGGCCTATCTGTGCCAGGAATGATAGGTTCTCTTGCGAGGACTAAAAATCGAGTAACATTATCACTATCATCCTGtacaaagaaaaatataagCAACCTCTAATGCATACTATAAGTCATCATAACACCAAATCTTATTGGACAACACCTGAATATCCTCTGCAAGTATCTTCAGACCGTATATCCCTGCAGCAGCAGAGCTGGCCACTGCTCCCGAATCTTTCAGTTTGTGGAATGCAACATGCTACAatttataaaaatgaattaattatTTATAAGCCATGATAGATAATCAATCTGAATATTCTAGTTTTAGACTGAGGCCTCATAACACAATTTACCATGCAATGAAACCCAACGATATAGAACCAGAAGACCCTCTGAGATGAGAATAATGAAAATGGTACAATTTAAAACAGGCAGGCCCCCAGAAATGACAGTACTGAGTTTTTCAACTTAAAATAGGCaaccaagattttttttttttctctgtgaAACAGAAAAGAAACACTCCATGCACAAACACAACAGTGCAAACATATCATGAGATATATTTAGCACCAGATATTCTTGGAGTAAGCTGTCCAACTACAATCAGGGGCTCACCTTTGCTGCACCAGCAGTATCATCCACTGCCTCTCTGACTAATCCAAACCTGGTTAATGTGTGCTCACACTGAGCAAGAGCCTGAAATATGACTAGTTATGAGGGAAGATCATGATAAAAAGTAAAATACCAGATGAAGAGAGAACCATGGAGTGAGAATTAATATACCTGTGGATGGCTGAGAACCCTTTTTAGGTCTTGAATTTCAACACCATGGTTAGCTAGTAAGCAATGCCGAACTGCAAGTTTCACTTCCCCTACTATATGCAAACTATGCCGGAGTATAAGGTCATAATTTCTGTGGATGCTACCACCTAATGAATTCTCAAATGGTAAAACTGCTCTGTCCACAAGCCACCGTTCAACAGCCTACAGTAAGTTGGACCAAAGAAGCATTAACCCTACAGTTCACCCAAACTAAAGGACATTGTCTCCACTATAAAGATGGTTTACTTAGTTTCCTATTAGAGAGGCAACAAATAACCATACAAATATCCAAAaagagataaaagaaaagaacacaGGCACAAGTCAACAACAATAGAACAATAGGAGAATGTACAATTAGCTAGAATAAAAAGCCAGTCATCAGAGCTGTATTTATCAACACCCAAACATTTAAAGGAAAGAAGGTAAATAATTCTACACTGGAGGGGTAGGATATTGACATTTCTCTCTAAAATAAGAGCCTAAGGCTAAGGATGACACCACAGGAGATGCAAAACAAGATTCTAAAGCTATGCATCTCTATAACCTTCAGATTCTCACAGTCAACAAACAAAGATTGCATATTCGTAGTGAGTTCGCTGAAAATGATTTATTGCAAATTCGTACAATATGGAGCATGCAATGAGTTGACTAGTTTTCTAACAGCTCTTTCCCTACTTAACATATTTCTGTATCATTCCCGTTATACATAAGGTCCCATCTCTTCAATTATACAGAAGGCCTCTACCAAACTTATATCATAACTGGAAGTTCTTTCAGTGTCAACAAATTGAGAAACAAATTGGAAAGACTATTATCAATTCCCACAAATAGAATCAAAATACAGCTACAGGAATTAAGCGGTTCTCAAATCAGATCCAAAAGGACACCCTACCACATGCAGCCTGACTTAAATTCATCAAACGAAATGCAATCCAAGGCCTTCAGGTCCATGAAATGAAATGCATTTGCCCTTTGATTTAAAAATCAGGGGAATTCAAGAATGAATATGCATCATGATCACTGCATTTCCATAGTGCACATACATCGTGGGTCATTATTCATGAACTAAAGATAAATGAATAAATGATATGTAATGCTACCAGAATTTAGTGATACAATCAAATCCAATAAAGAGAAACAATGAGGATGGCAAAAACAGAAATAATTACCTCAAATACAGTATCAAATTGTTCGCAAGGCACTGCTTCGCAATTTGGGTATGCCTTTTGAGCAGCTGACTCACTGTATGCTCCTTGAACACCCTGAAATGTAATTCAATATTCAACCATCTATAAACaagttttttttcccccttcctttttttttaccAACTAAAAATGCTTGAACCAATGTGACTCAATCCCAATCTGCAACTTAAATTATCAGAGCCCAAAAAGTCACATTACCCAGATTTGTTACATACATACACACCAAAATGATCTTATAAGAATCTAAGTTGACGGCTCAAACTGAGAACATGGATGGTTATAATATACCTCTTTCAACTCACGTACTCTACATATCAATCAACTATATCTGACCTAATGGCTAAAACAGTAAAATCCAGGTTATCAAAGGAACTCCTCTATGTAAGCCCTCAGATTATACTTTTATTAGACTTGACCAGATATAGAGTTATCAAGAGTTAAGGACTTCACCACAGAATAACCTCATATGATGTAATGTATTCTTGTCAAACTGTGAATCAAAATAACATTTTCTTGTCAAACTGctaaccaaatttcaaaaccataCATTCATATTTCCACTTGAAAACTCACAATTGTCGACAAACCGCTTAATAAGAAAAAATTACAATATTTGTCCAACCCTAATATTGGATCACATATTCCCTTTATACTGCATACATACCCCAAGTCTAAGCAGATTATGTTTTCCCATCTATTTGAAGCTTTGCCAAACTAACATTCACATTTAGGTAAGATAGCTCAACATCTCCGGATATCATTAAATCCGGCATGCAAGATGTATAAAATCAGCCAGTTTCGCACCAGGTGCACTTTCAATATGATCATGATTTCCTTCCCTATTACTGTGGACAACCAACTTCATACATTaatttaaatataaataaatcatcacaattacaatgtcatttgttttttttctctgtCAGGATCAGAATTTGAAAGTTAGGTGTTTGCATATACCTATACATACAGCTCTATAAAGTTAGTTGATCAATTTGAAAGTTGGTTGTCCAATTTAGTATTTAGCTACTCATTTTAGCTTGTACTACCCTGAGAGTTGAGCAGAGAGAATAGAGAGCTACCTGATACGCAACACGAAGACGAGAGCCCTCAGCAACCGAATTGGAGGCGAACGTCGAAGACAAAGGTCCTGAATCAACGAATCCGAATCAAAAATGAACTCAATTTTCCATAAATTTACAGAAACAGGGATCTGAATCAGAGCAAAAGATCGGTTACTTGGAAGAGTGTGCACGTCTTTGGATGCGTCGTCGAACGGCAAGTCTTCCAAATCCAGAGCACCGCCTACCTGGTGGTGGCTTTTTCCGTTTCCGTCTCCGTGAAGAGAGGCGAGGACGACGGCACAACGACGCCGTTTCGGGCAGAACTTTAGTGTTGTTCTAGGGAAGTGATCAGACGGCGAGGGCTTCGATGGGAGAGGTGGTGAGAGATGAGTCGCGGCGGATCGTGCAATGGAAGTCGCTGCCATGGCGCGTGGAGTGGAGGTCAGGTCGGCGCCGGAGAATGGTGAAGCCGAGATTGGCGGGGTAGGCGACGAAGAGAAAATTATTAGATGACTATGGACCAAGAAAAAATTTAATATTTATTCAATGACCGTATATTCAAGAGATATGAATACAACCACTCAATATACGATTATTGaataaatattttaaaaaaaaaattattttttggtCAGAGAGAGATAATGGGgattaaatttttacaaaaattaggaGAAgtttaaaaagtaaattaggaGATTTGAATAGAACCACTCCAgtatattttattttctcataaaaaaaaacctatatTTAGTTATTTCTAAAAATCTCTATTTATATCTAGACACGAAACGTAGACTAGTAGAATGCTTGGTATTTTCGTACCAAATTATAATGTCATATCATGGGTAggtatttcatttatttttagaTAAAAAAATACACAAGAAAATTTTATCCAATTGAGTATTTAGAAATGTGCAAAAAAAATTTGCATGCACAAGGAGGCAACAAGCCCAACTACAAGGTCTAGAAAATGAAATCTCATAGCCCAGCTATAAGGCCTAAAAAATGAAATCTTAAATGGTTGAGAGCAACTACAACTGATCTATGAAATATCTTGGCATACACAATTTCATCTTCTGGAAGGACCCTATAAATACCAAAGAGCTTCTCCTTAAGATCTTCAACAAATTGGCAGGTTGGAAAAAAGGTTCTCTATCTCATGCAGTTAGACCAACTCTTATTAAATCTAATATTACTGGTACATGTCATGTCTTGTTTCAAATGCCCCAAGGAAGTTACCAATGAAATTGACAAATTAACAAGCTAGAACCTTCTTCTGGGCAATGATATGAAATGTCCATCTGTGGCCTGGGAATAGGTTTGCAAACCCAAATCACTGGGTGATTTAGGTATTAGACCAGCTGCTTTTTTCAACAATGCAGCTCTTGGTAAATTGGCTTGGAATGGCATACTCGATGCAAGGCAGctaattttatcaaaagaatGCGCTGGATTGTAAGAAATGGCAAGGACATCAAATTCTGGGCGTTCAATTGGGCGCAAGACCATCCACTACTGGATTACATCCCTGAAGATAGTAGGCACCTGATTAATATAGATGAAACGGTAAGTGACTACATTTCAGACAAATTTTGGAATAAGGCAAAGCTCTCTGCTGCTCTGGAGCCTTCCATTGTCAACCAGTTTCTTGGCATCCCCATTCCATTTACAGATCAACAAGATGAGTATGTTTAGGGACCTGCCTCCAATGGTAAGTTTTCTATAAATTCAGCTACTTAGttacaaattttttattttcagaaacaTGATCAAATTGAGCTAATCAATAAGCTGTGGAAGCTGAATATACAACCAAAAGTGAAAATGTTTGGTTGGCTTCTTCTCAGAGAAAGACTTAAGACCAGGGGTAGACTGTCAAGGTTTGGACTAATTAATGACAATTCTTGTCCACTGTGTcaagaagataatgaaactaCCAATCACTTATTTGGCTATTGCAATGTCACTAAAGCAGTGTGGAATCTTGCTGCTCTTGACCCCCAAGTCAATTGGAATGAAGGCTACCTTAAAGTGTTTAATGAGCTTTTCTTATTACAACCGTACTGTAGTGTCATGTTTGCGAAAATTATTACCATTTGCTGGCAACTTTGGAAAGCTCAAAATGATGTTGTTTTTCGTAATGCTAAAGCCAACCAGGGCTCTATTTTTGCAGCTGCAGCGCTGTAACTACAGCTTTAGGTAAACAAGGTGTGATTGTTAGAGCTAGCTTGCTGCCTACAAACCCAAAGTTAATTAGGTGGCAGACTCCCTCTGGTGATCATGTTAAAATAAACTTCGATGGCTCAATCCTTAAAGGCTCGGCTGCTGGTGGGTTTGTAATTAGAGACTTCCTTGGCAAGCCTCTTCTAGCAGCTACTCGACATATGGGGAAGATAACAGTTCCAGTTGCAGAGGCTGTTGCTCTTCATGATAGCCTTCATTGTGCTTTAGAGCGTGGCTTCATGAGGATTGAAGTCGAAGGTGATTCAAAGCTAGTCATTGATGCTGTTTGTGGACTCTTCAAACCACCCTGGAGACTTTTCAAGATTATCAAAGACATAAGGACACTGGCTTCACAGTTTGAATCCATCTCATTCAAGCATGTTTTAAGATAAGCGAACTTTGTAGCAGATGCAATAGCCAATCTAGGACATGCTACTTCCGATGTTGTAACTTAGACTAATAGAGTCCCTACTGAGGGTACTCAATCTTTGTTATTTGACACTGTAAACTCTGGTTGTTTCAGAGGTTTTaatctataattttttttccttgtaaaaaaaaaaaactacaaccGACCTATAAAGAGCAACAAAGACAGACAACAAAGTTGAGAGCCTCACTAAACTAACTCCAATAATTTTTGACACTAATCCATTGGAATTGATGGAATATCCTCCGCCGATATTCTTTGGGAAGTTATCCCAGTACTCTTCATTCTGGGACAACAAGGGAAATGAATCCTGCCACTATAATCTGGGTAAATCATGGGTTAAGGGCAAGTACATGCAATGGCGATAGCGATAGCGGATATGGGGGTCTCGATTGCAAGCGAGAGGAGTTGCTATGAGTTGTAGGGAAAAGCTCGCCAAGTATAGCGTTGTTAAATGGGTGGTTTCCCAAAACggcaaaacccaaaaaacatGGGGCGGGATCGGTCACATATTTTGAGCAAAAAGCCTATagaaaccaaagaagaagaaaaaatgtttctcagaaaaaaaaaagaagaagaaaaaatgatgTGAGCACAATTTGTGCGGATTGTTGCATTTAGTCATGCAATTTAATTTTCTAAACTAccattagaaatttagaatgaCATATAAATGGTGCTCTTAATTTAATCTGACCATTTATATCTTAACTATAGTCAACGCTTCTTTTGAATTTTAACTGACAATGACCTAAATGAACATTTTCCAAAAAGTTATTAGGACTGTGCAGCTCAAGTTCAATGGAAACTAATGTTGTGAAAATGAAAAGTTGCAATTcgaaaaacaaatacaaaatataataaatataagTGAGGGTAATATAAAGGTCTTGTGATACAAACACGAGTGGACCAAACATATTCTGTTGCTTCATAATttaacatattttttttataaaaaaagtTGTTACAGACTTGTCACTCATTTCATGTCTTTCGCTCATAAATGAAATATAATCTTAATTTCACGTATTTTCATTTGTGACTTGAGAACAATCTTGACATGGATGAACTTGCAACTCTTTTGGTGAGAAACTTGGTAACATAAAGTTTACATTACAATGAATATCAATGAGAAAACTATGGTTTTTAAACCACAACAACCTTGACATGAATGATACCACTTTTGTGAGAAACTTGGTAACACAGGTTACATGACAATGAATATATAGCACTGATAAAATATTGGCTTTTGTTATTTAAATGAAAAGGATGAGGATAAAATGCATCATTATATGAAAGTTAAGTATATGATTGCTTGTAAGAAAAACGAATAATTTAAGATATTGGAAGAAACTAATGTATGTGATTACAAAACCTAAATATTGAATGTGCGCCAAGTAGGGATCCAACTAGACTTTCTGCTTAGTAAACTTACGCTCTATCCAATTAGCTACATGGATTTGCTTGTAAATTTAGATGACTAACGTTACTATAATAAGTTGATTGATTTCTAAATTTCTTATGTTATATTAATTGGAATGATGCATGATactattttgatttattttattAGTTCGCTAGCTACATGTTTTCagtgatatttttttatttacttcGGAGTTTAATTTATATGGTATCTCAAAATATCCTTCGGTCATCATTTGGTGGTTAGATACAATCTTTGGCTTTACCCAAAGCATTTTCCATTTGAGCTTGAAGGATGTAATTAGTAACTCATTTACTTTATTTCATGATTATGATTTGTTTGAAAGAGATTCATTTGAtcttgttcatatatatatatatatatatatatatatatatatatatagccggTGGGTgaaaatatattcatcaaaagccagaataggtcgttacatacccttccgct harbors:
- the LOC133730471 gene encoding uncharacterized protein LOC133730471, which codes for MRWIVRNGKDIKFWAFNWAQDHPLLDYIPEDSRHLINIDETKHDQIELINKLWKLNIQPKVKMFGWLLLRERLKTRGRLSRFGLINDNSCPLCQEDNETTNHLFGYCNVTKAVWNLAALDPQVNWNEGYLKVFNELFLLQPCSAVTTALGKQGVIVRASLLPTNPKLIRWQTPSGDHVKINFDGSILKGSAAGGFVIRDFLGKPLLAATRHMGKITVPVAEAVALHDSLHCALERGFMRIEVEGDSKLVIDAVCGLFKPPWRLFKIIKDIRTLASQFESISFKHVLR
- the LOC133733050 gene encoding arogenate dehydratase/prephenate dehydratase 2, chloroplastic produces the protein MAATSIARSAATHLSPPLPSKPSPSDHFPRTTLKFCPKRRRCAVVLASLHGDGNGKSHHQVGGALDLEDLPFDDASKDVHTLPRPLSSTFASNSVAEGSRLRVAYQGVQGAYSESAAQKAYPNCEAVPCEQFDTVFEAVERWLVDRAVLPFENSLGGSIHRNYDLILRHSLHIVGEVKLAVRHCLLANHGVEIQDLKRVLSHPQALAQCEHTLTRFGLVREAVDDTAGAAKHVAFHKLKDSGAVASSAAAGIYGLKILAEDIQDDSDNVTRFLVLAREPIIPGTDRPFKTSIVFSLEEGPGVLFKALAVFALRQINLTKIESRPLRKQPLRASDDNNGGIPKPKYFDYLFYVDFETSMADHNAQNALRHLREFATFLRVLGSYPMDGSML